GGCATCCAGCCGCGCGCTGGAGCACCTCTTCCTTCGGCGCCTGCGTCGACACCAGCCCCGCCGAGCTTGACGCACTCGGTGCGCACCTGCACGCCTGCCATGCGCAGCGCGGCCGCTGGTTCGGCCTGCGTTGCCGGGCCGATCTGATGCATGGCTTTCTGGCGGCACGGCTGGTCAGCAGCCTGCTGGCCGTGGTGGTGCTGATCGGACTCGCGCTGCTGGCGCTGCGGTGAGGCTGGCGCAGTGAGGGCGGCCGAGCTCGCGCGCCATGTGCCGGAGGCCGGGCCGGCCCTGCTGGCCCTGCTGGACCCGGCGCGCGGGCCGCTGCAGCCGCCGATACGCTCCGAGATCTTCGGGCCGCAGCGCTTTGCCCAGCATGGGCTGAGCCTGGGCCTCACGCACCGCAGCGCCAGCGTGGCCCGGCGTTGGCAGGCCGGCTTCTCGCCACGCCTGCGCGACAACATCGCGATGCTGCGCGAGGCACAGCGCTATATCGGCACCCAGGCCGAGATGGGCGTGGACCTCAGCCCGGCGGCCGAATGGCTGCTGGACAACTTCCACCTCATCGATGCCCAGCTCAAGGAGGTGCACGAGGGCCTGCCGCGCAGCTACTTCCGCACCCTGCCCCTGCTGCCCGACGAGCCGCTGGCAGGGCTGCCGCGCATCTACGGCCTGGCCTGGGCCTTCGTCGCGCATACCGACGGCGGTTTCGACGAAGAGCTGCTGCGCCACTACCTGGCCGCCTACCAGCAGAGCTGCGAGCTCAGGCTGGGTGAGATCTGGGCCCTGCCCACCACCTTGCGCGTGGTGCTGATCGAGAACCTGCGCCGCCTGGCCGAGCGCGTGGCCTGCCACAAGGCCGCGCGCGAGCTGGCAAACCTGTGCTGCGACCAGCTCGACAGCGGCAGCCCGCGCGAATTCGATGCGCTGCTGCGCCAGCTGGGGCTGCGCGGGGTCGACCGCGTGTTCCTGGTGCAGCTGGCGCAGCGCCTGCTCAAGCAGCCGCACGATGCCGACAACCCCAGCAGCCCGATCCAGGCCTGGCTGCGCCTGGCCCTGCCCGATCTCGCCACCCTGCTGGCCCAGCAGGACGCCGACCAGGCCGCCGACAACCTCAGCGTCAGCAATGCCGTGAGCTCGCTGCGCGCCATCGGCGATGCCGACTGGGGCGAGCTGGTGGACGGCAGCAGCCTGCTGATGCAGCGCCTGCTCAGCGCGCCCGGCTTTGCCGCCGAGCATGCGGCCAGCCGCGAGCTCAGCCTGCATGCCATCGAAGGCCTGGCGCGGCGCAGCCGGCGCAGCGAGCTGGCGGTGGCCGAGGCCCTGCTGGTCCTGATGGGCGAGGCCGGCCGGCAGCCCGAAGCCGCGCGCGCCGCCTACCCGGGCTTCTGGCTGCGCGGCCCCGGCCGGCCGCGCCTGCTGCGCTCGCTGGGCCTGGCCGAGCCGCTGCGCCTTGCCGCGCGCGCGCTGCTGCGCCGCCTGGCCCTGCCGCTCTACCTGAGCGGCCTGGCGCTGCTGAGCCTGGCCCTGGTGGCCTGGCTGCTGGCCCAGGCCGGTGCCGTCACCGGCGCGCTGCCGCTGCTGCTCACCGGCGCGCTGATGCTGTTCCCGGCCTCCGAGGCGGTGATCGCACTGCTGCACCGGCTCATCAGCGAATCGACGCGCCCGCGCCAGCTGCCGCGCCTGGCGCTGGGTGGCGGCATCCCGGCCGCGCATCGCGTGATGGTGGTGATCCCCTGCCTGCTCACGAGCCCCGCCGCGGTGTGCGCGCTGACGCGCCGGCTCGAGCTGCACCAGCTCGCCAACCCCGAGGCCCAGGCCCAGTTCGGCCTGCTGAGCGACTGGGCCGATGCCGATGCCGCCAGCGCCGCCGCCGACGCCGGCCTGCTGAACGATGCGCGCGGCCAGATCCAGGCCCTCAACAGCCGCTACCCCGCCGCGCCCGGCCAGGCAGCGCGCTTCCTGCTGCTGCACCGCGAGCGCAGCTACAGCGCCAGCGAGCAGCGCTGGATCGGCTGGGAGCGCAAGCGCGGCAAGCTGGAGCAGCTGGTGGCGGCGCTGGCCGAGGGCCAGCAAGCCGCCTTCCTCGACCTGGGCGCCGAGGCCGTGATCGCCGCCGACACGCGCTACATCGTCACGCTGGACAGCGACACCGAGCTGCCGCCCGGCCGCCTGCGCGAGCTGGTGGGCGTGGCCGCGCATCCGCACAACCAGCCGCGCCTGGACGCGAGCGGGCGCCGCCTGGTGGGCGGCTACGGCATCCTGCAGCCCCAGGTGGCGTCGCCCCTGCCGGACCTGCAAGACCTGACCCCCTACCACTGGCTGTTCGCCGGCCAGTGCGGCATCGACCCCTACAGCGCCGCCAGCTCCGAGGTCTACCAGGACCTGTTCGCCGAGGGCAGCTTCGCCGGCAAGGGCCTGCTGCACGTGCAGGCCCTGCACGCGGTGCTGGCCGGCTCGCTGCCGGTGGCGCGCGTGCTCAGCCACGACCTGCTGGAGGGCGCCCTGGTGCGCTGCGCCACCCTCAGCGACATCAACGTGATCGAGGACGCCCCCTTCCACGCCGACGTGGCGGCGGCGCGCGTGCACCGCTGGACGCGCGGCGACTGGCAGCTGCTGCCCTTCCTGCTGAACCCCTGGCGCTACCCCATCCGCGCGCTGAACCGCTGGAAGATGCTGGACAACCTGCGCCGCTCGCTGGTGGCGCCGGCCGCGCTGGCGCTGCTGCTGCTGAGCCTGGCCAGTGGCTGGCTGGCCGCGCCGGCGGCGCTGGCCCTGGTGCTGGCCGCCTACATGGCGGGCCCGCTGCTGGGTGCGCTGGCGGCGCTGCACTCGCACCGCGAGGACCTGGCACGCGCGCACTTCTACCGTCAGGCCCTGGCCGATCTGGGCCGCGCCCTGTGCGGCGGGCTCTGGCAGCTGCAGCAGCTGCTGGCCCAGGCCCTGCTGGCGCTGGACGCGATCGTGCGTGCGCTCTACCGCATGGGCGTGAGCCACCGCCATCTGCTGCAATGGACCACCGCCGCCGCGGCCCAGGCGGCCGCGCAGACGCGCCTGCCCGCGCTGCTGCGCCAGCACCGCGCCGAGCCCCTGCTGGCCGGCGTGCTGCTGGCCGGCCTGCTGCTGTGGGGCACGGCCGCGCCGGCGCTGGCCTGTGCCCTGGCCCTGCTGTGGGCCAGCGCGCCGCTGGCGGTGTGGTGGGCCAGCCGGCCACGCGCACCGCGCGCCGACGCGGCGCTGCCCGCGGCCGACCAGCTCTATCTGCGCGGCATTGCGCGCGACACCTGGCGCCTGTTCGAGCGCTGCATCGGCCCCGACGACCGCCAGCTGCCGCCCGACAATCTGCAGACCCTGCCCGCCGAGATGCTGGCGCACCGCACCTCGCCCACCAATATCGGCCTCTACCTGCTGAGCTGCGCCTGCGCGCGCGAGTTCGGCTGGATCGGCAGCGCCGAGCTGGTGCAGCGCCTGCAGGCCACGCTCGCCACCCTGGCCACCCTCGCGCGCCACCGCGGCCACTTCTACAACTGGTACGACACCCAGAGCGGCGCACCGTTGCTGCCCATCTATGTCTCCAGCGTCGACAGCGGCAACCTCAGCGGCCATCTGCTGGCGCTGGCCCAGGCCTGCCTGGAGCTGGCCGCCGCGCCGCTCGACGACGCCGCCATGCAGGCCAGCCTGGCCGAGCTGCAGCAGCGCATCACCAGTGCCGCCGGTGGTGACGGCGGCTGCGCCGAGCTCGACTGGCTGAGCGCCGACTACGAGGCCACCCTGCGCTCGGCGGCGCTGGACCGCCAGGCCAACGCCGCCACCCTCAGCACGCAGCTGCGGGCGCTGGCCGAGGCCTGCGAGCGCCTGGCCTGGGAGCCCGAGTTCGGCTTTCTCTACCACCGCAAGCGCCATCTCTTCCACATCGGCTACCGCGTCGCCGAGCAGCAGCTGGACGCCGGCTTCTACGATCTGCTGGCCTCGGAATCACGCCTCACCAGCCTGCTGGCGATCGCCAAGGGCGATGTGCCGGTGCAGCATTGGGCGGCGCTGGGCCGGCCCTTCTACGCGGTGGGCCGGCATGCGGCGCTGCGCTCCTGGTCGGGCTCGATGTTCGAGTACCTGATGCCCAGCCTGATCCTGGCCGAGCCGCCCGGCAGCGTGCTGCGCGAGGCCTGCTGCGCCGCCCTGCACGAGCAGATCGCCTATGCGGCCGAACAGCAGCAGCCGGGCCTGCCCTGGGGCATCTCGGAATCGGCCTTCGCCGGGCGCGACCACAGCCTGGCCTACCAGTACGCGCCGCAGGGCGTGCCGCGCCTGGCGCTGCGCCGCACCCCGGCCGACGAGCTGGTGGTGGCCCCCTATGCGACGGCGCTGGCCGCGCAGCTCGCACCGCATGGCGCGACGCGCAATCTGCGCGCCCTGCAGGCGCTGCGCGCGCGCGAGCGCTACGGCTTCATCGAGGCGCTGGACTTCTCGCCCGCCCGGCTCACCGAGGCGCTGGAGGGCAGCCCCGAGCTGCCCTATGCACCGGTGGCCACCTTCATGTCGCACCACCAGGGCATGAGCATCGTGGCGCTGGCCAATGTGCTGCTGCAGGGCGCGCCGCAGCGCTGGGGCATGGCCAATGCCCATGTGGCGGCGGTGGCCTCGCTGCTGCACGAGCGCGCGCCGCGCGAGATCTCCACCCTCAGCACGCCGGTGCTGCCGCTGCCGCCGCAGCTGCTGCAGCGCCGCCCGCCCGGCCTGCTGCGCGAGCTGCTGCCCGGCGACACCGGCCTGCCGGCCACCCAGCTGCTTTCCAACGGCCGCTATGCGCTGAGCCTGCGCGCCAACGGCGCGGGCGCCAGCCGCTGGGGCCGCCTGGGCCTGACGCGCTGGCGCGACGACGCGCTGCGCGACGCCTACGGCAGCTTCTTCTTCCTGCGCCGCAGCCCGGAGGCCACGCCGGTCTCGCTGAGCCAGCATCCGGCGCCCGACGCCGCCGCCAGCTACCGCGCGGTGTTCCACGCCGACCGCGTCTGCCTGCACGCCAGCTGGCCCGAGCTGCAGGCGCAGACGACGGTCTGGGTCAGCCCCGAGGACGACATCGAGTTCCGCTCGGTCGAGCTACGCAATCTGGGCGCTGCGGCGATCGAGCTGGAGCTGATCTCGGCCTTCGAGCCCACGCTCTCCGAGCCGCGCGCCGACGAGGCGCATCCGGCCTTCGCCAATCTGTTCCTGCGTGCCGAATGGCAGCCGGCCCAGCAGGCCCTGTGGTTCGAGCGCAAGCCGCGCCTGGCCAGCGAGCCGGCGCTGCTGGCGGCGCATTTCCTGGTGGCCGGCGAGGCCGACATCCGCGCCCTGGCGGTGCAGACCGACCGCGCGCAGTGGCTGGGCCGCAACCGCCTGGTTAGCCAGCCGCTGGCAAAGCTGCAAACGGTGGCGATGGCCGCGGACGGCCTGGCGCAGGCACTCGACACCGGGCTGGACCCGGTCTGCGCGCTGGCGCTGACGCTGCGCATCCCGGCCCATGGCAAGGCCTTGCTGACCTTCGCCACCGCCGCTGCCGACCAGCCGGCGGTGCTGCACGCGGTGATCGACAAATACCGCCAGGCCAGCCATGTGGAACGCGCCTCGCTGATGTCGGCCACGCTCGCCAGCATCCGCCTGCGCGCGCTGCGCATCAGCCCCGACAACCATGCCGCCACCCAGCTGCTCAGCACCGCCCTGCACTACACCCTGACGCGCCCCGACGCAGGCGCCACCGGCAAGGCCTGGGCGGGCAGCGACAAGCGCCTGCTGTGGCGCTACGGCATCTCGGGCGACCGACCGCTGCTGCTGGTGAGCATCGCCGCCAGCCAGGGCCTGGGTCTGCTGCGCGCGCTGGCGCAGGCGCTGCGGCTGTGGGAATGGGGCGGCCTGGCCTGCGAGCTGGTGGTGCTCAACCAGGAGCCGGCCTCCTACCAGATGGCCCTGCAGCGCGAGCTGGCCTTGCTGCGCGAGCGCCACCTCGCCGATGGCCTGGCCCTGCCGGAGGGTGCGGTGACCCAGTTCCACCTGCTGCGCGCCGAGGAGGTCTCGGCCGAGGAGCTGGCCACCCTGCAGGCCCTGGCACGCCTGCACCTGCAGGCCGATGGCCGGCCGCTGCGCCAGCATGTGGCCGACTGGGCCGCCCTGCACGAGCAGGCCCTGGCGCTGCGCCAGGAAGTGCCGGCCAGCGCGCTGCCGCGCACCGCACCGCCACCCCAGCCCGCCATCTCGCAGGGCGAGTTCGCCAGCGACGGCAGCGCCCGCTTCAGTTTCACGGCCGGCGCCGCCGAGCGGCCACAGCGGCCCTGGATCAATGTGCTAGCCAATGCGGACTTCGGCTGCCATGTCTCGGAGGCCGGCGGCGGCTACAGCTGGGCCACCAACAGCCGCATGAACCAGCTCACCGCCTGGGCCAACGACCCGCTGGCCGACCCGGCCGGCGAGCATCTGCTGCTGCAGGACCTGCGCAGCCGCGAGGTCTGGAGCGCCAGCGCCGGCGCCGGTGGCGATGCCGCGCTGCGCTACCAGGTCAGCCATGCGCAGGGCAGCACCCTCATCAGCCACCGGCGCGGCGAGCTGAGCATCAGCCTCACTTGGTGCGTGGACCCGCAGGCGGCCGTCAAGCAGCTGCGCCTGCAGCTGCACAACGCCGGGCCACGCACGCGCCATCTGCGCATGCTGGCGCTGGCCGAGTGGCTGCTGGGCGCCAGCCGCAGCGACCGCGCCAGCGTGCACACCGAGCGCCAGGGCGGGGTCCTGTTCGCCACCCAGCGCGAGCAGTCCGCGGGCTTCGGCGGCGGCACCGCCTTCCTCGCGCTGGCCGGCCCCGCCGCGCCGAGCGATTGGAGCTGCGACCGCCGTGAGTTCTTCGACGCCGGCGGCGCCCTGGTGCTGCCGCATGCGCTGGGCCGCCTGAGCGGCAGCGGCCTCGACCCCTGCGCGGCGCTGGCCTGCGAGCTGGCGATCGCGCCGGGCGCGAGCGAGCAGCGCGTGTTCCTGCTCGGCTATGCGTCCAGCCCCGCGGCGGCGCGCCAGCTCGCCGCCGGCGCCGCGCTGCAGGACGCCGCCGGCCGCGAGGCCCTGGCGCATGCGCAATGGGACGAGCTGCTGGGCGCCACCACGGTGGCAACACCTGACCCCCTGTTCGACGCGATGGTGAACCGCTGGCTGCTCTACCAGACCCTGGCCTGCCGCATCTGGGCCAAGGCCGGGCTCTACCAGGCCGGCGGCGCCACCGGTTTCCGCGACCATCTGCAGGACGCGATGGCGCTGGCCTGGGCCGCGCCGGCCCGGCTGCGCGCCCAGATCCTGCTGGCCGCCTCGCGCCAGTTCCCCGAGGGCGACGTGCAGCATTGGTGGCACGCGCCCGGCGGCGCCGGCGTGCGCACCCATTGCAGCGACGATCTGCTGTGGCTGCCGCAGGCCCTCTTGCACTATCTGCGCGCCAGCGACGACCAGACCCTGCTGGACGAAACCCAGCCCTTCCTGGACGGCGCGCCGATTGCGCCCGGCGCCGCGGATGCCTACGACACCCCGGCCACCAGTGTATGGAGCGCGAGTGTCTACGAGCATGCGGCGCGCTGCATCGACCA
This portion of the Paucibacter sediminis genome encodes:
- a CDS encoding GH36-type glycosyl hydrolase domain-containing protein, which produces MRAAELARHVPEAGPALLALLDPARGPLQPPIRSEIFGPQRFAQHGLSLGLTHRSASVARRWQAGFSPRLRDNIAMLREAQRYIGTQAEMGVDLSPAAEWLLDNFHLIDAQLKEVHEGLPRSYFRTLPLLPDEPLAGLPRIYGLAWAFVAHTDGGFDEELLRHYLAAYQQSCELRLGEIWALPTTLRVVLIENLRRLAERVACHKAARELANLCCDQLDSGSPREFDALLRQLGLRGVDRVFLVQLAQRLLKQPHDADNPSSPIQAWLRLALPDLATLLAQQDADQAADNLSVSNAVSSLRAIGDADWGELVDGSSLLMQRLLSAPGFAAEHAASRELSLHAIEGLARRSRRSELAVAEALLVLMGEAGRQPEAARAAYPGFWLRGPGRPRLLRSLGLAEPLRLAARALLRRLALPLYLSGLALLSLALVAWLLAQAGAVTGALPLLLTGALMLFPASEAVIALLHRLISESTRPRQLPRLALGGGIPAAHRVMVVIPCLLTSPAAVCALTRRLELHQLANPEAQAQFGLLSDWADADAASAAADAGLLNDARGQIQALNSRYPAAPGQAARFLLLHRERSYSASEQRWIGWERKRGKLEQLVAALAEGQQAAFLDLGAEAVIAADTRYIVTLDSDTELPPGRLRELVGVAAHPHNQPRLDASGRRLVGGYGILQPQVASPLPDLQDLTPYHWLFAGQCGIDPYSAASSEVYQDLFAEGSFAGKGLLHVQALHAVLAGSLPVARVLSHDLLEGALVRCATLSDINVIEDAPFHADVAAARVHRWTRGDWQLLPFLLNPWRYPIRALNRWKMLDNLRRSLVAPAALALLLLSLASGWLAAPAALALVLAAYMAGPLLGALAALHSHREDLARAHFYRQALADLGRALCGGLWQLQQLLAQALLALDAIVRALYRMGVSHRHLLQWTTAAAAQAAAQTRLPALLRQHRAEPLLAGVLLAGLLLWGTAAPALACALALLWASAPLAVWWASRPRAPRADAALPAADQLYLRGIARDTWRLFERCIGPDDRQLPPDNLQTLPAEMLAHRTSPTNIGLYLLSCACAREFGWIGSAELVQRLQATLATLATLARHRGHFYNWYDTQSGAPLLPIYVSSVDSGNLSGHLLALAQACLELAAAPLDDAAMQASLAELQQRITSAAGGDGGCAELDWLSADYEATLRSAALDRQANAATLSTQLRALAEACERLAWEPEFGFLYHRKRHLFHIGYRVAEQQLDAGFYDLLASESRLTSLLAIAKGDVPVQHWAALGRPFYAVGRHAALRSWSGSMFEYLMPSLILAEPPGSVLREACCAALHEQIAYAAEQQQPGLPWGISESAFAGRDHSLAYQYAPQGVPRLALRRTPADELVVAPYATALAAQLAPHGATRNLRALQALRARERYGFIEALDFSPARLTEALEGSPELPYAPVATFMSHHQGMSIVALANVLLQGAPQRWGMANAHVAAVASLLHERAPREISTLSTPVLPLPPQLLQRRPPGLLRELLPGDTGLPATQLLSNGRYALSLRANGAGASRWGRLGLTRWRDDALRDAYGSFFFLRRSPEATPVSLSQHPAPDAAASYRAVFHADRVCLHASWPELQAQTTVWVSPEDDIEFRSVELRNLGAAAIELELISAFEPTLSEPRADEAHPAFANLFLRAEWQPAQQALWFERKPRLASEPALLAAHFLVAGEADIRALAVQTDRAQWLGRNRLVSQPLAKLQTVAMAADGLAQALDTGLDPVCALALTLRIPAHGKALLTFATAAADQPAVLHAVIDKYRQASHVERASLMSATLASIRLRALRISPDNHAATQLLSTALHYTLTRPDAGATGKAWAGSDKRLLWRYGISGDRPLLLVSIAASQGLGLLRALAQALRLWEWGGLACELVVLNQEPASYQMALQRELALLRERHLADGLALPEGAVTQFHLLRAEEVSAEELATLQALARLHLQADGRPLRQHVADWAALHEQALALRQEVPASALPRTAPPPQPAISQGEFASDGSARFSFTAGAAERPQRPWINVLANADFGCHVSEAGGGYSWATNSRMNQLTAWANDPLADPAGEHLLLQDLRSREVWSASAGAGGDAALRYQVSHAQGSTLISHRRGELSISLTWCVDPQAAVKQLRLQLHNAGPRTRHLRMLALAEWLLGASRSDRASVHTERQGGVLFATQREQSAGFGGGTAFLALAGPAAPSDWSCDRREFFDAGGALVLPHALGRLSGSGLDPCAALACELAIAPGASEQRVFLLGYASSPAAARQLAAGAALQDAAGREALAHAQWDELLGATTVATPDPLFDAMVNRWLLYQTLACRIWAKAGLYQAGGATGFRDHLQDAMALAWAAPARLRAQILLAASRQFPEGDVQHWWHAPGGAGVRTHCSDDLLWLPQALLHYLRASDDQTLLDETQPFLDGAPIAPGAADAYDTPATSVWSASVYEHAARCIDHSLRVGAHGLPLMGAGDWNDGMNRVGDQGRGESVWLAWFACQLVAGFAPLARQRGEPERAARWEQAAEGWQAALQGPAWDGLWFKRAFFDDGSPLGSHANSEARIDLIAQAWSVLSGAAPLPRQRLAMAAVERELVDHEMGLLRLLHPPLAQAQPSAGYIQAYPPGVRENGGQYSHAGVWALMAQAQLAQQSQLAEAGDLAYRYFTYLSPAHRAADALRGPAYGIEPYVMAGDVYSQPPYLGRGGWSWYTGSAAWLQRAAIESLFGLQLEANRLSLRPCLPSHWPEARLTLRRGARVLRFLLLRVPPALAQKQAAAILGDGAAAQVLLPGQCVNWNELALDASFVVPLLA